From the genome of Dickeya aquatica, one region includes:
- a CDS encoding YfiR family protein, with translation MAILFQQAARGGMVVRKMLFTVMILASLLMMTVAQAQPSHPEWEQVSGADVRRIVSGIISYSHWPDLNQPPVLCVYSSAHFLTALTAPAGVQEKVVFNTLIIKDNQELFASECDAVYFGEESVAEQINAASYAIGHPLMTIAEQSPRCLEGSAFCLVFDTHTVGFAINMEALSRTGVRVNPDVLMLARERN, from the coding sequence ATGGCAATTTTGTTTCAACAGGCAGCCAGAGGCGGCATGGTAGTAAGAAAGATGTTATTTACCGTGATGATACTGGCATCACTGTTGATGATGACGGTGGCACAGGCGCAGCCGTCACATCCTGAATGGGAACAGGTGTCCGGTGCGGATGTGCGCCGTATCGTATCGGGAATTATCAGTTACTCTCATTGGCCAGATTTGAACCAGCCGCCGGTTCTGTGCGTCTATTCTTCCGCACATTTTCTGACTGCGCTGACGGCACCTGCGGGCGTACAAGAGAAAGTCGTATTTAATACACTGATCATTAAAGATAATCAGGAGCTGTTTGCCTCTGAGTGTGATGCGGTGTATTTCGGTGAAGAGTCGGTGGCAGAACAGATCAATGCTGCCAGCTATGCAATCGGCCATCCTTTGATGACGATTGCCGAACAGTCTCCGCGCTGCCTTGAAGGCAGCGCATTTTGTCTGGTGTTTGACACTCACACGGTGGGGTTCGCTATCAATATGGAAGCGCTTTCCCGCACCGGTGTGCGAGTTAATCCCGATGTGTTGATGCTGGCGCGGGAACGAAACTAA
- the frsA gene encoding esterase FrsA, translating to MAQANLSETLFKPSIKHQETSSIIHRARRFSGVAASPSALEGENPGNWYRMINRLMWIWRGVHPWEIEEVLSRIAASKAERSDEQLLDTVIGYRGGNWIYEWVLQGMRWQQQAGQHAGGEQAGQCWLKAANLYSIAAYPHLKGDELADQAQTLANRAYEEAATHLSYELKTLTFAIEGGGQLTAFLHLPAQGQAPYPTVMLCGGLDMLQCDSHRLFQDYLAPAGMAMLTIDMPSVGFSSRWKLDQDSSFLHQQVLKALAEVPWVDHTRVAAFGFRFGANIAVRLAYLEANRLRAVACLGPIVHHLLCDAQRQRQVPDMFMDMLASRLGMPFSSDDALLVELGRYSLKTQGLLGRRCPTPMLSGYWKDDLISPKEESQLIANSSRQGQLLSLDFTPVYQSFHQALQQITGWLHRQLR from the coding sequence GTGGCTCAGGCTAACCTGTCCGAAACCTTGTTCAAACCGTCGATTAAACATCAGGAAACGTCTTCGATTATTCATCGCGCCCGCCGTTTTTCCGGTGTCGCAGCCAGCCCGTCGGCACTGGAGGGGGAAAACCCCGGCAACTGGTATCGTATGATTAACCGGCTGATGTGGATTTGGCGTGGTGTGCATCCGTGGGAAATTGAAGAGGTGTTGTCACGCATTGCGGCCAGTAAGGCTGAACGCAGCGATGAACAGCTACTTGATACCGTCATCGGTTATCGTGGCGGTAACTGGATTTATGAATGGGTGTTGCAAGGCATGCGCTGGCAACAACAGGCCGGGCAACATGCTGGCGGGGAGCAGGCCGGGCAATGCTGGCTTAAGGCTGCCAATCTTTACAGCATCGCCGCTTACCCTCATCTCAAAGGCGATGAGCTTGCCGATCAGGCTCAGACGCTGGCCAATCGTGCCTATGAAGAAGCGGCGACGCATTTGTCTTATGAGCTGAAAACCCTGACCTTTGCGATAGAAGGGGGCGGCCAGTTAACCGCTTTTCTGCATTTGCCCGCGCAAGGCCAGGCTCCGTACCCCACGGTCATGCTGTGCGGCGGCCTGGATATGTTGCAATGCGACAGCCACCGTTTGTTTCAGGACTATCTGGCACCGGCCGGCATGGCGATGCTGACTATCGATATGCCGTCTGTCGGTTTTTCTTCACGCTGGAAACTCGATCAGGACTCCAGTTTTCTGCATCAGCAGGTGCTCAAAGCGCTGGCGGAGGTTCCTTGGGTCGATCATACGCGGGTGGCGGCATTTGGTTTTCGCTTTGGGGCGAATATTGCCGTCAGGCTGGCTTATCTTGAAGCGAACCGGTTGCGTGCCGTGGCATGTCTTGGCCCGATAGTGCACCACCTGCTCTGTGATGCCCAGCGTCAGCGGCAGGTGCCTGATATGTTTATGGATATGTTGGCCAGTCGGCTCGGTATGCCGTTTTCATCGGATGATGCGTTGCTGGTAGAACTGGGTCGTTACTCGCTGAAAACCCAGGGGCTGCTGGGGCGTCGCTGCCCTACGCCTATGCTGTCAGGCTACTGGAAAGATGACCTGATAAGCCCGAAAGAAGAGTCTCAACTGATAGCCAACTCCTCCCGGCAGGGTCAACTGCTTTCGCTGGATTTCACCCCGGTGTATCAGTCATTTCATCAGGCTTTGCAACAGATTACCGGCTGGTTGCATCGCCAACTGCGTTAA
- the gpt gene encoding xanthine phosphoribosyltransferase has translation MSEKYIVTWDMLQIHARKLAQRLLPAEQWKGIIAVSRGGLVPGALLARELGIRNVDTVCISSYDHDNQRELKVLKRAEGDGEGYIVIDDLVDTGGTAKAIRDMYPKAHFITIFAKPAGKPLVDDYEVDIPQDTWIEQPWDMGVVFVPPLVGR, from the coding sequence ATGAGCGAAAAGTACATCGTCACCTGGGATATGTTGCAAATTCATGCCCGTAAACTGGCCCAGCGTTTATTACCGGCCGAACAGTGGAAAGGCATTATTGCCGTCAGCCGTGGCGGTTTGGTGCCGGGAGCCTTGCTGGCCCGCGAGCTGGGTATTCGTAATGTCGATACTGTGTGCATCTCCAGCTACGACCATGACAACCAGCGTGAGCTGAAAGTGCTCAAACGTGCTGAAGGCGATGGTGAAGGGTATATCGTCATTGACGATCTGGTCGATACCGGCGGCACAGCTAAGGCCATCCGCGACATGTATCCGAAAGCCCATTTCATTACTATCTTCGCCAAACCGGCCGGTAAACCGCTGGTTGACGACTATGAAGTCGATATCCCGCAGGATACCTGGATTGAGCAGCCCTGGGATATGGGCGTGGTCTTTGTGCCGCCGCTGGTTGGCCGTTAA
- the pepD gene encoding beta-Ala-His dipeptidase, with product MSALSQLSPQPLWDIFATICAIPHPSYHEEALAAHILSWAKARGLHTERDRVGNIVLRKPATPGMENRKPVVIQAHLDMVPQKNNDTAHDFTQDPIQPYVAGEWVKARGTTLGADNGIGMASALAVLSDNSVEHGPLEVLLTMTEEAGMDGAFGLQPGWLQGEILINTDSEEEGEVYMGCAGGIDFRSQLHLAREALPEGYQSFRLTIKGLKGGHSGCDIHLGLGNVNKLLARFLAQYASTLDAHLIDLHGGTLRNAIPREGAITLAVSADNVDALKRTAQDYLAVIKHELAAVEKNVTLLLETVDTDALALTPASRERFVSLLHAFPNGVIRMSDNIKGVVETSLNVGVVSMTETHAEIHCLIRSLVDSGKEYVVSMLTSLSQLAGAHTEASGSYPGWQPDADSPVMHLVRETYQTLFGNTPNIMVIHAGLECGLFKKPYPQMDMVSIGPTITGPHSPDEQVHIESVGRYWTLLKALLKAIPERA from the coding sequence GTGTCTGCTTTGTCTCAACTCTCCCCACAGCCGCTGTGGGATATTTTCGCCACCATTTGTGCAATTCCGCACCCGTCTTATCATGAAGAAGCGCTGGCGGCGCACATTCTGTCCTGGGCGAAAGCGCGTGGTCTGCATACCGAGCGCGATCGGGTCGGTAATATTGTGCTGCGCAAACCGGCCACCCCAGGCATGGAAAACCGCAAACCGGTGGTGATTCAGGCGCATCTGGATATGGTGCCGCAAAAAAACAACGACACAGCACACGACTTTACCCAAGACCCGATTCAGCCTTATGTGGCCGGAGAGTGGGTCAAAGCCCGTGGCACCACGCTTGGTGCGGATAACGGTATCGGCATGGCATCCGCACTGGCGGTATTGTCTGACAACAGCGTCGAGCACGGCCCGCTGGAAGTGCTGCTTACCATGACGGAAGAAGCCGGAATGGACGGAGCCTTTGGCCTGCAACCGGGCTGGTTGCAAGGTGAGATATTAATTAATACCGACTCCGAAGAGGAAGGTGAAGTCTATATGGGCTGCGCCGGGGGGATTGATTTCCGCAGTCAATTGCACCTGGCGCGTGAGGCGCTGCCTGAAGGCTATCAGTCATTCAGGCTGACCATCAAAGGGCTTAAGGGCGGCCATTCCGGTTGTGATATTCATCTCGGCCTTGGCAACGTCAACAAGCTGCTGGCCCGTTTTCTGGCGCAATACGCCAGTACGCTCGATGCTCACCTGATTGACCTGCACGGCGGCACGCTGCGTAATGCCATTCCGCGTGAAGGCGCTATCACACTGGCGGTGAGCGCCGACAACGTTGACGCGCTCAAACGCACAGCGCAGGATTACCTCGCCGTGATTAAACACGAACTGGCGGCAGTGGAGAAAAACGTGACCCTGCTGCTGGAGACGGTTGATACCGATGCGCTGGCGCTGACACCCGCCAGCCGCGAGCGTTTCGTCTCGCTGCTGCATGCGTTTCCCAACGGAGTGATTCGCATGAGTGATAACATCAAAGGCGTGGTGGAAACCTCACTGAACGTCGGTGTTGTCAGCATGACGGAGACACACGCCGAGATTCATTGCCTGATTCGCTCACTGGTGGATAGCGGTAAAGAGTATGTCGTCAGTATGCTGACCTCTCTGAGCCAGCTTGCCGGAGCCCACACCGAAGCCAGCGGCAGCTACCCCGGCTGGCAGCCGGATGCCGACTCGCCGGTCATGCATCTGGTGCGTGAAACCTATCAGACGCTGTTTGGCAACACGCCGAATATCATGGTTATTCATGCCGGGCTCGAATGTGGTTTGTTCAAAAAGCCTTACCCGCAGATGGATATGGTTTCCATCGGCCCGACCATCACCGGCCCACACTCGCCTGATGAACAGGTGCACATCGAAAGCGTAGGCCGTTACTGGACGCTGCTGAAAGCGTTGCTCAAAGCCATTCCCGAACGCGCCTGA
- the dinB gene encoding DNA polymerase IV, producing MRKIIHVDMDCFYAAIEMRDNPRLREIPLAIGGSADNRGVICTANYPARRYGVHSAMATATALRLCPHLTLLPGRMALYKETSRQIQHIFSRYTSLIEPLSLDEAYLDVTDSPHCNGSATLIAQAIRQAIFSELQLTASAGVAPVKFLAKVASEQNKPNGQYVITPADMEAFLLSLPLEKIPGVGKVTAKRLAECGLHCCADVRQYAQASLLREFGKFGRILWERCQGIDDRSVSPDRLRKSVGVEKTLAHDIHDWAACEAVVEQLYQELERRLRHVRPDLQIARQGVKLKFDDFRQTTQEHVWPVLHKPDLLQLARASWEQRREARGVRLVGLQVSLIDPQLERQLVLPWD from the coding sequence ATGCGCAAAATCATTCATGTCGATATGGATTGTTTTTATGCCGCAATAGAAATGCGTGATAACCCGCGTTTGCGTGAAATCCCGCTGGCTATTGGTGGCAGTGCCGATAACCGGGGCGTGATTTGTACCGCCAACTATCCGGCTCGTCGCTATGGCGTACACAGCGCGATGGCGACAGCCACGGCACTACGCCTGTGCCCGCATTTGACATTGTTGCCTGGCCGAATGGCGCTGTATAAAGAAACCTCCCGGCAAATTCAGCACATTTTTTCTCGTTATACGTCGTTGATTGAGCCTTTATCGCTGGATGAAGCCTATCTGGATGTGACGGATAGCCCGCACTGCAACGGTTCGGCCACGCTTATCGCACAAGCCATCCGTCAGGCGATTTTCAGCGAGCTGCAACTGACGGCTTCTGCGGGCGTGGCCCCGGTTAAATTTCTTGCCAAGGTGGCGTCAGAGCAGAATAAACCCAATGGCCAATACGTGATAACACCGGCAGACATGGAGGCCTTTTTGCTGTCGTTGCCGCTGGAGAAAATCCCCGGCGTTGGCAAAGTCACGGCAAAGCGGCTGGCCGAATGCGGCCTGCATTGTTGCGCGGATGTGCGCCAGTATGCGCAAGCCAGTCTGCTGCGTGAGTTTGGCAAATTTGGCCGCATACTGTGGGAGCGGTGTCAGGGTATTGATGACCGCTCGGTATCGCCTGACCGGTTACGTAAGTCGGTGGGGGTAGAGAAGACGCTGGCGCACGATATCCATGACTGGGCGGCGTGCGAGGCAGTGGTCGAGCAATTGTATCAGGAGCTGGAGAGGCGGCTGCGGCACGTCCGTCCCGACTTACAGATTGCCCGGCAAGGGGTAAAGCTGAAGTTTGATGATTTTCGCCAAACCACGCAGGAGCATGTCTGGCCGGTGCTGCATAAGCCGGATTTATTACAGCTGGCGCGCGCGAGCTGGGAGCAGCGACGCGAGGCGCGAGGGGTCAGATTGGTCGGGTTGCAGGTTTCGCTCATCGACCCACAGCTGGAGCGGCAACTGGTGCTGCCGTGGGACTGA
- the dpaA gene encoding peptidoglycan meso-diaminopimelic acid protein amidase, with amino-acid sequence MQKIALSLAMLFILPSATINSSYANQVSPVVAQQQQVAGSPVYIQIFKEERVLELYAQVGGEYKLVQSYPICKYSGGLGPKMTEGDFKSPEGFYQVDLRQLKPDSHYYRAINVGFPNEYDKAHGYSGRYLMIHGECVSIGCYAMTNQYIAEIYTYVEKALRNGQQKVELAIYPFRMTEQNMKRHSRSTYYKFWSQLQPGYAFFNKNHQAPAISVVNGQYVVNQNTPTSQSAPSHYAFTHTSALSNTPAAR; translated from the coding sequence ATGCAAAAAATCGCGCTTTCACTTGCGATGCTGTTTATTTTGCCTTCCGCTACCATCAATAGCAGTTACGCCAATCAGGTTTCTCCCGTTGTCGCACAGCAACAGCAGGTCGCCGGGTCACCCGTTTATATTCAGATTTTCAAAGAAGAACGGGTACTCGAGTTGTATGCACAAGTCGGTGGCGAATACAAACTGGTGCAAAGTTACCCCATCTGTAAATATTCCGGTGGCCTCGGCCCGAAAATGACCGAAGGGGACTTCAAAAGCCCGGAAGGGTTTTATCAGGTTGATTTACGGCAGCTAAAACCAGACAGCCATTATTACCGCGCCATCAATGTCGGTTTTCCGAATGAATATGACAAGGCGCACGGCTATTCCGGCCGCTATTTGATGATCCACGGCGAGTGTGTGTCTATCGGCTGTTATGCGATGACCAACCAATATATCGCAGAGATTTATACTTACGTGGAAAAGGCGCTGCGTAACGGGCAGCAGAAGGTGGAGCTGGCGATTTATCCGTTCCGCATGACCGAGCAGAACATGAAGCGCCACAGCCGCTCCACCTATTATAAGTTCTGGAGTCAGTTGCAACCGGGCTATGCCTTTTTCAACAAAAATCACCAGGCACCGGCTATTTCGGTCGTCAACGGTCAGTATGTGGTCAATCAGAATACACCGACCAGCCAGTCTGCCCCGTCACATTATGCGTTTACCCATACATCGGCGTTGAGCAATACACCAGCAGCCCGTTAA
- a CDS encoding class II glutamine amidotransferase codes for MCELLGMSANVPTDICFSFTGLIQRGGRTGPHRDGWGITFYEGNGCRTFKDPQPSFNSPIAALVQSYPIKSCAVISHIRQANRGAVSLENTHPFTRELWGRNWTFAHNGQLKGYRRLKTGTFRPVGDTDSEYAFCWLLHQLAQRYPRTPSNWPAVFRYIATLAEQLRKKGVFNMLLSDGRFVMGFCSTRLHWITRRAPFGKATLLDDDVEIDFQRQTTPNDVVTVLATQPLTGNETWHAIAPGEFVLFCFGERVNFA; via the coding sequence ATGTGTGAACTGCTTGGGATGAGTGCGAATGTCCCAACGGATATCTGTTTCAGTTTTACCGGCCTGATTCAACGGGGTGGCCGCACCGGGCCGCACCGTGATGGCTGGGGAATTACCTTCTATGAGGGTAACGGTTGCCGCACGTTCAAAGACCCGCAACCCAGTTTTAATTCGCCGATTGCCGCACTGGTACAGAGCTATCCCATCAAGTCCTGTGCGGTGATATCGCATATTCGCCAGGCGAATCGGGGAGCCGTGTCGCTGGAAAACACCCATCCATTTACGCGCGAGCTGTGGGGGCGCAACTGGACATTTGCTCACAATGGCCAGTTGAAGGGCTACCGCCGTCTGAAAACCGGGACGTTTCGCCCGGTCGGCGATACCGACAGCGAATACGCATTTTGCTGGCTGCTGCATCAACTGGCGCAGCGCTACCCGCGAACACCGTCCAACTGGCCGGCGGTGTTTCGCTATATTGCGACGCTGGCAGAGCAATTGCGCAAAAAGGGTGTATTCAACATGCTGTTATCGGACGGGCGTTTTGTGATGGGGTTTTGTTCGACCAGGCTGCACTGGATAACCCGGCGGGCACCGTTTGGCAAGGCAACGTTACTGGATGATGATGTCGAAATCGACTTCCAGCGCCAGACCACACCAAACGATGTGGTTACGGTACTGGCGACGCAGCCGCTCACCGGTAACGAAACCTGGCACGCCATCGCGCCAGGGGAGTTCGTGCTGTTTTGTTTCGGTGAGCGCGTTAATTTTGCTTAA
- the lpcA gene encoding D-sedoheptulose 7-phosphate isomerase: protein MYQDLIRNELNEAAATLNTFLSDEANIQAIEDAAVLLADAFKAGGKVISCGNGGSHCDAMHFAEELTGRYRENRPGYPAIAISDPSHLSCVSNDFGYDFVFSRYVESLGREGDVLLGISTSGNSGNIIKAISAARAKGMKVITLTGKDGGKMAGSADVEIRVPHFGYADRIQEVHIKAIHILIQLIEKEMAAS, encoded by the coding sequence ATGTACCAGGACTTAATCCGTAATGAACTCAACGAAGCGGCGGCAACGCTGAACACATTTTTAAGCGATGAGGCCAATATTCAGGCTATTGAAGATGCGGCGGTGTTACTGGCTGATGCGTTCAAAGCGGGTGGCAAAGTGATTTCCTGCGGCAACGGTGGCTCTCACTGTGATGCCATGCACTTTGCTGAAGAGTTAACCGGCCGTTACCGTGAAAATCGCCCCGGTTATCCGGCAATTGCCATCTCTGATCCAAGCCACCTGTCTTGCGTCAGTAACGACTTCGGTTATGATTTTGTCTTCTCCCGTTATGTGGAGTCGTTAGGCCGTGAAGGCGATGTGTTGCTGGGCATTTCGACGTCAGGTAATTCGGGCAATATTATTAAAGCCATTAGCGCCGCCCGTGCCAAAGGTATGAAAGTGATTACCCTGACGGGTAAAGATGGCGGCAAAATGGCGGGCAGTGCTGATGTGGAAATCCGTGTGCCGCATTTCGGTTACGCCGATCGCATTCAGGAAGTGCATATTAAAGCCATCCACATTTTGATTCAGTTAATTGAGAAAGAAATGGCCGCAAGCTGA
- the fadE gene encoding acyl-CoA dehydrogenase FadE, with product MVALSILAGLMLISALFYHRVSLWLGSALVVTGFGTVVFLAGWPGWLMLIPLLVVLPLLLTPLRQRWLSTPVMTLFRRVMPPMSATEKEAIDAGTTWWEGELFRGAPDWHTLHAYARPTLTPEEQAFLDGPVEEACRMANDFEITHERADLPPELWAFLKQHRFFAMIIKKEYGGLAFSAYAQAMVLQKLASVSSILAITVGVPNSLGPGELLQHYGSEAQKDHYLPRLARGDDIPCFALTSPEAGSDASAIPDVGVVCYGQWQGNQVLGMRLTWNKRYITLAPVATVLGLAFRLYDPDHLLGDNDDIGITCALIPTHTDGVKIGRRHFPLNIPFQNGPTQGENIFVPLDYIIGGPAMAGQGWRMLMECLSVGRGITLPSNSTGSLKSVALATGAYARIRRQFKLPIGKMEGIEEPLARLAGNAYVMDAASTLITTGIMQGARPSVLSAIVKYHCTHRGQRGIIDAMDIVGGKGICLGPTNFVARHYQGAPIAITVEGANILTRSMIIFGQGAIRCHPYLLNEMRAAQESDLKSFDKALRGHIGHIASNLVRSLWLGLTNGRTSRAPVRDATRRDYQRLNRLSANLALLADISMGMLGGSLKRRERLSARLGDVLSQLYLASATLKRYDEEGRQQADLPLVQWGVQDCLYQAEQAILALLRNFPMRGVAIVLRGILFPFGPVNAPASDEQDSQLAKLLQTPSATRSRLGRGLYLTSEGTHPAAHLEQALCDILAAEPVHQKLSQAAGHPLAFMRLDRLAEHGLAEGVISQEEAEILQQAEASRLRTINVDDFAPEALRAQAVSNPRASASTGGHSTAEATAGETVV from the coding sequence ATGGTTGCGCTCAGTATCCTGGCAGGGCTGATGCTTATCAGTGCACTTTTCTACCACCGGGTTTCGCTATGGCTTGGCAGCGCGCTGGTGGTGACGGGGTTTGGCACAGTGGTGTTTCTGGCGGGCTGGCCCGGCTGGCTGATGCTTATCCCACTATTGGTGGTCTTACCGCTGCTGCTGACACCGCTGCGCCAGCGCTGGCTCAGTACGCCGGTCATGACGCTGTTTCGCCGGGTGATGCCGCCAATGTCCGCCACGGAAAAAGAAGCGATTGATGCCGGAACCACCTGGTGGGAAGGCGAACTGTTTCGCGGAGCACCAGACTGGCACACCCTACACGCCTATGCCCGCCCCACGTTAACACCTGAAGAGCAGGCCTTTCTGGACGGCCCGGTAGAAGAAGCCTGCCGCATGGCGAATGATTTTGAAATTACCCATGAGCGGGCCGACCTGCCTCCCGAGCTGTGGGCATTCCTGAAACAGCATCGCTTTTTTGCCATGATCATCAAAAAAGAGTACGGCGGGCTGGCATTCTCCGCCTACGCGCAGGCGATGGTGCTGCAAAAACTGGCCAGCGTGTCGAGCATTCTGGCCATCACGGTTGGCGTGCCCAACTCTCTCGGCCCCGGAGAATTGTTGCAACACTACGGCAGCGAAGCGCAAAAAGATCACTATCTCCCCCGGCTGGCTCGCGGTGATGACATTCCCTGTTTTGCGCTCACCAGCCCGGAAGCCGGATCAGATGCCAGTGCTATCCCCGATGTGGGCGTGGTGTGTTATGGCCAATGGCAGGGCAATCAGGTACTCGGTATGCGCCTGACCTGGAACAAGCGCTACATTACGCTGGCACCGGTCGCTACCGTACTGGGGCTGGCGTTCCGGCTGTATGACCCGGACCACCTGCTGGGTGATAACGATGATATCGGCATTACCTGTGCCCTTATCCCCACCCACACCGACGGCGTAAAAATTGGCCGCCGTCACTTTCCGCTTAACATTCCGTTTCAAAACGGCCCGACGCAAGGCGAGAACATCTTCGTGCCGCTGGATTACATCATCGGCGGGCCTGCCATGGCCGGTCAGGGCTGGCGTATGCTGATGGAGTGCCTGTCTGTCGGGCGCGGCATCACCCTGCCGTCTAATTCCACCGGTAGCCTGAAAAGTGTCGCACTGGCCACCGGTGCCTACGCCCGTATTCGCCGCCAGTTCAAACTGCCGATTGGCAAAATGGAAGGCATTGAAGAGCCGCTGGCAAGGCTTGCCGGGAATGCTTATGTGATGGATGCCGCCTCAACACTGATTACCACTGGCATTATGCAAGGCGCTCGCCCGTCGGTGCTGTCCGCTATCGTCAAATACCACTGCACCCATCGCGGGCAGCGCGGCATTATTGATGCGATGGACATTGTCGGCGGCAAAGGCATTTGCCTTGGCCCCACCAACTTTGTTGCCCGCCACTATCAGGGCGCGCCTATCGCCATTACGGTTGAAGGGGCCAATATTCTGACGCGCAGCATGATAATCTTCGGGCAAGGTGCCATTCGCTGCCATCCTTACCTGTTAAACGAAATGCGCGCTGCGCAAGAGAGCGACCTGAAATCCTTTGACAAGGCGCTGCGCGGCCATATCGGTCATATCGCCAGCAATCTGGTACGCAGCCTGTGGCTTGGCCTGACCAATGGGCGCACCAGCCGCGCCCCGGTGCGCGATGCCACGCGCCGTGACTACCAGCGTCTTAACCGGCTCAGTGCCAATCTGGCGCTGCTGGCAGATATCTCGATGGGGATGCTGGGCGGCAGCCTGAAACGCCGTGAGCGCCTGTCGGCCCGTCTGGGTGATGTGTTAAGCCAGCTTTATCTGGCCTCCGCCACGCTCAAGCGCTATGACGAAGAAGGGCGTCAGCAGGCCGACCTGCCGCTGGTGCAGTGGGGGGTACAAGATTGTCTGTATCAGGCAGAACAGGCCATCCTCGCGCTGCTGCGCAATTTCCCGATGCGCGGGGTCGCCATCGTGCTGCGTGGCATTCTTTTCCCGTTCGGCCCGGTTAACGCCCCAGCCAGTGATGAACAAGACAGCCAGTTGGCCAAACTGTTGCAAACCCCCAGTGCAACCCGCAGCCGGCTCGGGCGCGGTCTGTATCTGACATCGGAAGGGACACACCCGGCAGCACATCTGGAGCAGGCATTGTGCGATATTCTGGCCGCCGAACCGGTACACCAGAAACTGTCACAGGCTGCTGGCCATCCCTTGGCGTTTATGCGTCTGGACAGGCTGGCTGAACATGGGCTGGCTGAAGGGGTTATCTCCCAAGAGGAGGCCGAAATCTTGCAACAGGCGGAAGCCAGCCGCCTGCGCACCATTAACGTGGATGATTTCGCCCCCGAGGCGTTACGCGCACAGGCGGTGAGCAACCCGCGCGCGTCTGCATCCACAGGCGGGCACTCAACGGCTGAAGCCACCGCTGGCGAAACGGTGGTGTAA
- the mtnK gene encoding S-methyl-5-thioribose kinase, translating into MSLYRTFNADDAVQYARQYGGVAHPQSLIAADEIGDGNLNLVFKIRDTQGISQVIVKQALPYVRCVGESWPLTLDRARIEAETLLAHAQYCPQHTVAVLHHDPVLAVMVQEDLSSHRIWRNELIAGRDYPQAAAQLAEYLAVTLFHHSDFYQLPHAKKAAVSRFTNPELCQITEDLFFTDPYCEHERNQFDPALLPEVLALRDDQPLKCAVAALKHAFLSKAEALLHGDIHSGSIFVADRSLKAIDAEFGFYGPIGFDVGTVIGNLLLNYCGLPGLLALREASAARERRLEELVTLWQHFSSRFVALCREKSRDPALAAEGYVQQFLQQVWRDALGFAGAELIRRTIGLAHVADLDTIADDATRQACQRHAIHLGKTLILAAAHIDGPDALLARVRQSGA; encoded by the coding sequence ATGTCACTTTATCGTACTTTTAACGCAGATGACGCCGTGCAGTACGCACGTCAGTATGGCGGGGTGGCACACCCGCAGTCGTTGATAGCAGCCGATGAAATCGGTGACGGTAATCTGAATTTGGTGTTCAAAATTCGTGATACACAGGGCATTAGCCAGGTTATCGTCAAACAGGCATTGCCGTATGTGCGCTGTGTCGGCGAGTCCTGGCCGCTGACGCTCGATCGCGCCCGCATTGAAGCCGAAACATTGCTGGCACATGCACAGTATTGCCCGCAGCACACGGTAGCGGTGTTGCACCATGACCCTGTGCTGGCGGTGATGGTACAAGAAGATTTGTCCAGCCATCGCATCTGGCGCAATGAACTGATAGCCGGGCGTGACTACCCGCAGGCGGCGGCCCAACTGGCGGAGTATCTGGCCGTTACCCTGTTTCATCACTCGGATTTCTACCAGTTACCCCATGCTAAAAAAGCAGCAGTAAGCCGCTTTACCAACCCGGAGTTGTGCCAGATAACGGAAGACTTGTTCTTTACCGATCCCTACTGTGAGCATGAGCGCAACCAGTTTGACCCGGCGCTGTTGCCAGAGGTGCTGGCGCTGCGCGATGACCAGCCGCTCAAGTGCGCGGTGGCCGCGCTTAAACATGCGTTTCTCAGTAAAGCCGAAGCGCTGTTACACGGGGACATTCACAGCGGCTCGATTTTTGTCGCCGATCGGAGCCTGAAAGCGATCGATGCGGAATTCGGGTTTTATGGCCCGATAGGGTTTGATGTCGGCACCGTTATCGGCAACCTGTTGCTTAATTATTGCGGTTTACCGGGGCTGCTGGCGCTGCGCGAGGCATCGGCGGCGCGCGAACGGCGTCTGGAGGAACTGGTGACGTTGTGGCAGCACTTTTCTTCGCGCTTTGTGGCGCTGTGCCGGGAAAAAAGCCGCGATCCGGCGCTGGCGGCAGAGGGATATGTGCAACAGTTTTTACAGCAGGTGTGGCGCGATGCGCTGGGTTTTGCCGGTGCAGAGCTGATTCGCCGTACCATTGGGCTGGCGCATGTGGCCGATCTCGATACCATTGCCGATGACGCCACGCGTCAGGCGTGCCAGCGCCATGCCATTCATCTTGGCAAAACGTTGATTCTGGCCGCCGCGCATATCGATGGCCCAGACGCTTTGCTGGCGCGGGTGCGCCAAAGCGGGGCCTGA